A genomic stretch from Halorhodospira halophila SL1 includes:
- a CDS encoding NADP-dependent malic enzyme, translating to MSDDFKEAALEYHRQPTPGKIEVIPSKPLANQRDLALAYSPGVASACEAIVNDPREAAAMTARGNLVAVITNGSAVLGLGNIGPLASKPVMEGKGVLFKKFAGIDVFDIEVDEPDAERFVDIVSALEPTFGGINLEDIKAPECFEIEEALKRRMNIPVFHDDQHGTAIITAAAIRNGLRVVGKRLEDVTLVCSGAGAAAIACLDLLVAMGLPKEQITVTDRKGVVYKGRKEYMDPRKEGYARETASRSLREVIEGADIFLGLSAPGVLNAEMVHLMADQPIIMALANPVPEILPEEVREARPDAVIATGRSDYPNQVNNVLCFPFIFRGALDVGASAINEAMKIAAVEAIADLATEESSEEVVAAYGGRPWSFGPEYLIPKPFDPRLISRVAPAVAQAAMESGVACRPIADFEAYRLQLQQYVFQSGLVMKPIFERAREQPKRVVYTDGEEERILRAVQLVVDEQLARPIVVGRRRVVEKRLRQLGLRVQIDEDFELVDPEGDPRYRDYWQAYYQLMARRGVTPARARTVVRTRNTVIGALMVHLGDADALVGGIEGRYQRQMQHVQDVIGRRRGVRNLAAMNVLIMPKGTFFLADTYVNQDPNPHEIAEMTLLAADEVRRFGTVPKVALLSHSNFGTSSQPSAEKMRHALELIQDRDPALEVEGEMHGDAAISEEVRRRIFPDAQLEGEANLLIMPGLDAANISFNLLKATTDSVSVGPILLGTAKPAHLLTPSSTVRAIVNLTALSVVEAQMTDAVEPERHP from the coding sequence ATGTCCGACGACTTCAAAGAAGCCGCGCTCGAATACCATCGGCAGCCGACCCCCGGGAAGATCGAGGTCATCCCCAGCAAGCCGCTGGCCAACCAGCGTGACCTCGCCCTGGCCTACTCCCCCGGGGTTGCCTCGGCCTGCGAAGCCATCGTCAACGACCCGCGCGAGGCGGCCGCCATGACCGCCCGGGGCAACCTGGTGGCGGTCATCACCAACGGTTCCGCCGTGCTCGGCCTGGGTAACATCGGTCCACTGGCGTCGAAACCGGTGATGGAGGGCAAGGGTGTCCTGTTCAAGAAGTTCGCCGGAATCGATGTCTTCGACATCGAGGTCGACGAGCCGGACGCCGAGCGCTTCGTCGACATCGTCTCCGCTCTGGAGCCGACCTTCGGCGGCATCAATCTGGAGGACATCAAGGCCCCGGAGTGCTTCGAGATCGAGGAGGCCCTCAAGCGCCGGATGAACATCCCGGTGTTCCACGATGATCAGCACGGCACCGCCATCATCACTGCTGCGGCTATCCGCAATGGCCTGCGCGTGGTGGGCAAGCGGCTCGAGGACGTCACCCTGGTCTGCTCCGGCGCCGGTGCCGCGGCCATCGCCTGCCTCGACCTGCTGGTGGCCATGGGGCTGCCCAAGGAGCAGATCACCGTCACCGATCGCAAGGGCGTGGTCTACAAGGGGCGCAAGGAGTACATGGACCCGCGTAAGGAAGGCTATGCCCGGGAGACGGCCTCCCGCAGTCTGCGCGAGGTGATCGAGGGCGCGGACATCTTCCTCGGGCTGTCGGCACCGGGGGTGCTGAATGCCGAGATGGTCCACCTGATGGCCGATCAGCCGATCATCATGGCGTTGGCCAATCCGGTTCCCGAGATCCTCCCCGAGGAGGTGCGCGAGGCCCGGCCCGATGCGGTGATCGCCACCGGCCGCTCGGATTACCCCAACCAGGTGAACAACGTCCTCTGCTTCCCGTTCATCTTCCGCGGGGCGCTGGATGTGGGCGCCAGCGCCATCAACGAGGCGATGAAGATCGCCGCGGTGGAGGCCATCGCCGACCTGGCTACCGAGGAGTCGTCCGAGGAGGTGGTGGCAGCCTACGGCGGCCGGCCCTGGAGCTTCGGCCCCGAGTACCTGATTCCCAAGCCCTTCGACCCCCGACTGATCAGCCGCGTGGCGCCGGCGGTGGCCCAAGCCGCCATGGAGAGCGGGGTGGCTTGCCGGCCGATCGCGGACTTCGAGGCCTACCGCCTGCAGCTGCAGCAGTACGTGTTCCAGTCCGGGCTGGTCATGAAGCCGATTTTCGAGCGCGCCCGGGAGCAGCCCAAGCGGGTGGTCTACACCGACGGCGAAGAGGAGCGGATCCTCCGTGCCGTGCAGCTGGTGGTCGACGAACAGCTTGCGCGGCCCATCGTCGTCGGGCGCCGGCGCGTGGTGGAGAAGCGGCTGCGCCAGCTCGGTTTGCGGGTACAGATCGACGAGGATTTCGAGCTGGTCGACCCCGAGGGCGACCCCCGCTACCGCGACTATTGGCAGGCGTACTACCAGCTGATGGCCCGGCGCGGCGTGACGCCGGCCCGGGCGCGGACGGTGGTGCGTACCCGCAACACGGTCATCGGCGCACTGATGGTCCATCTAGGCGACGCCGACGCCCTGGTCGGCGGTATCGAGGGGCGCTATCAGCGGCAGATGCAGCACGTTCAGGACGTTATCGGCCGTCGCCGCGGGGTGCGCAACCTGGCGGCGATGAACGTGCTGATCATGCCCAAGGGGACCTTCTTCCTGGCGGACACCTACGTCAACCAGGATCCGAACCCCCACGAGATCGCCGAGATGACCTTGTTGGCTGCGGACGAGGTGCGCCGTTTCGGAACGGTGCCGAAGGTGGCGCTGCTCTCGCACTCGAACTTCGGTACCTCGTCGCAGCCCTCGGCGGAGAAGATGCGCCACGCCCTGGAGCTGATCCAGGACCGGGACCCGGCCCTCGAGGTGGAGGGCGAGATGCACGGCGACGCAGCGATCTCCGAGGAGGTGCGACGGCGCATCTTCCCCGATGCGCAGCTCGAGGGGGAGGCGAACCTGCTGATCATGCCGGGGCTCGACGCCGCCAACATCTCGTTCAACCTGCTCAAGGCGACCACCGACAGCGTCTCTGTCGGGCCGATCCTGCTCGGGACCGCGAAACCGGCCCACCTGCTCACCCCGTCGTCCACCGTTCGGGCCATCGTCAACCTCACCGCCCTGTCCGTGGTCGAGGCGCAGATGACCGATGCGGTGGAGCCGGAGAGGCATCCGTAG